A single window of Achromobacter xylosoxidans DNA harbors:
- the ccoS gene encoding cbb3-type cytochrome oxidase assembly protein CcoS encodes MIILYLLLPLSLLFVLVIGVSLWWAVFSGQYDDTDNAGAAILRDDDSGPTVRG; translated from the coding sequence ATGATCATTCTCTACCTGCTGCTGCCGCTGTCCCTGCTGTTCGTGCTGGTCATCGGCGTGTCGTTGTGGTGGGCGGTATTCAGCGGCCAGTATGACGACACTGACAACGCCGGCGCCGCCATCCTGCGCGACGACGACAGCGGACCGACGGTTCGCGGATGA
- the ccoP gene encoding cytochrome-c oxidase, cbb3-type subunit III — MSDFVSGFWGYFISIVAVGGVVFCVTLLYSQRRWLGARPAGGQADDTGHVWDGDLTELNNPVPGWWTWMFLLACAVALGYLFLMPGLGTYQGLLDYSSADEVARQQARMAEAVRPIYARFETMTVPQIAADAGAREIGQRLFLNTCAQCHGSDAKGGPSFPNLADKDWLYGGSPDTIMQTITYGRVGVMPAWKAAIAPKAAGDIAQYVRSLSGLDADPERVLRGQRGYQTYCIACHGVDGKGNQVLGAPNLTDEVWLYGSSEASIVKTILDGRENHMPAHGDILTPVQIKLLTAWVWGLSNKPEAQAQPAAPAGPAD, encoded by the coding sequence ATGAGCGATTTCGTCAGCGGCTTCTGGGGCTACTTCATCTCCATCGTCGCGGTCGGCGGCGTGGTGTTCTGCGTGACGCTGCTGTACTCGCAACGCCGCTGGCTCGGCGCCAGACCGGCCGGCGGCCAGGCGGACGACACCGGCCATGTCTGGGATGGCGACCTGACCGAACTGAACAACCCGGTGCCTGGCTGGTGGACCTGGATGTTCCTGTTGGCGTGCGCGGTCGCGCTGGGCTACCTGTTCCTGATGCCGGGCCTGGGAACATACCAAGGCCTGCTGGACTACAGCAGCGCCGACGAAGTGGCGCGGCAGCAGGCCAGGATGGCCGAGGCCGTGCGCCCGATCTATGCGCGCTTCGAGACCATGACGGTGCCGCAGATCGCCGCGGACGCGGGCGCCCGGGAGATCGGCCAGCGCCTGTTCCTGAACACCTGCGCGCAATGCCACGGCTCCGACGCCAAGGGCGGGCCCAGCTTTCCCAACCTGGCCGACAAGGACTGGCTGTATGGCGGCTCGCCCGACACCATCATGCAGACCATCACTTATGGCCGCGTCGGCGTGATGCCGGCCTGGAAAGCCGCCATCGCCCCCAAGGCCGCCGGCGACATCGCGCAATACGTGCGGTCGCTGTCGGGGCTGGACGCGGATCCGGAGCGGGTATTGCGCGGCCAGCGCGGCTATCAGACCTACTGCATTGCCTGTCACGGTGTCGATGGCAAGGGCAACCAGGTCCTGGGCGCGCCGAATCTGACCGACGAAGTCTGGCTTTACGGCAGCTCGGAAGCGTCCATCGTCAAGACCATCCTGGATGGGCGCGAAAATCACATGCCGGCGCACGGCGACATCCTGACGCCGGTGCAGATCAAGCTCCTGACGGCCTGGGTCTGGGGCCTGTCGAACAAGCCCGAGGCGCAGGCGCAGCCGGCCGCGCCCGCCGGCCCGGCCGATTAG
- the ccoO gene encoding cytochrome-c oxidase, cbb3-type subunit II yields MANKQQGFFSHQTLEKNIGWMIIASILVVSFAGLVQIVPLFFQHSTTQPVAGVEPYSPLRLMGRDVYIREGCVGCHSQQIRVLAAEVQRYGPYSLAAESMYDHPFLWGSKRTGPDLARVGERYSDEWHRIHLRNPRLVVPESNMPAYPWLEKTVITGQNVEQRMRALRTLGVPYTDEEIAAAPKAIEGKTEEDALVAYLQGLGVGVRKARQAKKAEEARKAAQPAAAAQPAATGG; encoded by the coding sequence ATGGCCAACAAGCAACAAGGTTTTTTCTCCCACCAGACGCTCGAAAAGAACATCGGCTGGATGATCATCGCCAGTATCCTGGTGGTGTCGTTCGCCGGCCTGGTGCAGATCGTGCCGCTGTTTTTCCAGCACAGCACCACGCAGCCGGTGGCGGGGGTCGAACCCTACAGCCCGCTGCGCCTGATGGGGCGCGACGTCTACATCCGCGAAGGCTGTGTGGGCTGCCACTCGCAGCAGATTCGTGTATTGGCGGCCGAAGTGCAACGTTACGGCCCCTACTCGCTGGCCGCGGAGTCCATGTACGACCATCCCTTCCTGTGGGGTTCCAAGCGCACCGGCCCGGATCTGGCGCGCGTGGGCGAACGCTACTCCGACGAGTGGCATCGCATCCACCTGCGCAACCCGCGCCTGGTGGTGCCCGAGTCCAACATGCCGGCCTATCCCTGGCTGGAAAAGACAGTGATCACCGGCCAGAACGTCGAGCAGCGCATGCGCGCGCTGCGGACCCTGGGCGTGCCGTATACCGACGAAGAGATCGCCGCCGCGCCCAAGGCCATCGAAGGCAAGACCGAAGAGGACGCGCTGGTGGCCTATCTGCAAGGGCTGGGCGTGGGCGTGCGCAAGGCGCGGCAGGCCAAGAAGGCCGAAGAAGCCAGGAAGGCGGCGCAGCCCGCTGCCGCCGCGCAACCCGCGGCCACGGGAGGTTGA
- a CDS encoding cbb3-type cytochrome oxidase subunit 3, whose translation MMAYLSAIVTAISMATFVGIVWWACSRGRQGANNESAMLPFALPDEFGPAQQDGADQP comes from the coding sequence ATCATGGCTTACTTGAGCGCAATCGTCACCGCCATCTCGATGGCAACCTTCGTCGGCATCGTCTGGTGGGCCTGCTCGCGCGGCCGCCAGGGCGCCAACAACGAATCGGCGATGCTGCCGTTCGCGCTGCCCGATGAATTCGGGCCGGCACAACAAGACGGAGCGGATCAGCCATGA
- the ccoN gene encoding cytochrome-c oxidase, cbb3-type subunit I: MDHYSAIASKSDTFNYRIVRQFALVTVFWGIVGMTVGVFLAAQLIWPQLNFDTAWLSYGRLRPLHTNAVIFAFGGSALFATSYYVVQRTCQARLFCDWLAAFTFWGWQVVIVGAVITLPLGYTSSKEYAELEWPIDILITLVWVAYAIVFFGTIVKRRAKHIYVANWFFGSYILTIAILHIFNNIEMPVTLWKSYSAYAGVQDAMVQWWYGHNAVGFFLTTSFLGMMYYFVPKQAGRPIYSYRLSIVHFWALAFTYMWAGPHHLLYTSLPDWTQSLGMTFSLILLAPSWGGMINGIMTLQGAWYKLRTDPILKFMVTALSFYGMATFEGSMMAIRTVNALSHYTDWTIGHVHSGALGWVAMISFGSLYYLIPRLYGREKMYSVKAIELHFWIATIGVVLYIAAMWIAGVQQGLMWRDTAADGTLVYSFVEELKTRVPYYLIRLLGGTLYLSGIWIMAWNVWKTVSGAKAVNPAIPPDTAHAVGAPATA, from the coding sequence ATGGACCATTACTCCGCCATCGCAAGCAAGTCCGACACCTTCAACTACCGTATCGTCCGGCAGTTCGCATTGGTCACCGTGTTCTGGGGCATCGTCGGCATGACCGTGGGTGTTTTTCTCGCCGCGCAGCTGATCTGGCCTCAGTTGAATTTCGACACCGCCTGGCTCAGCTACGGCCGCCTGCGCCCGCTGCACACCAACGCCGTGATCTTCGCCTTCGGCGGCAGCGCGCTGTTCGCGACCTCGTACTACGTGGTCCAGCGCACCTGTCAGGCCCGCCTTTTCTGTGACTGGCTGGCCGCCTTCACGTTCTGGGGCTGGCAGGTCGTCATCGTCGGCGCCGTCATCACCCTGCCGCTGGGCTACACCAGCAGCAAGGAATACGCCGAACTCGAATGGCCCATCGACATCCTGATCACGCTGGTCTGGGTGGCCTACGCCATCGTGTTCTTCGGCACCATCGTCAAGCGCCGCGCCAAGCACATCTACGTGGCGAACTGGTTCTTCGGCTCGTACATCCTGACCATCGCCATCCTGCACATCTTCAACAACATCGAGATGCCGGTGACGCTGTGGAAGTCGTACTCCGCCTATGCCGGCGTGCAGGATGCCATGGTGCAGTGGTGGTACGGCCACAACGCGGTGGGCTTCTTCCTGACCACCAGCTTCCTGGGCATGATGTACTACTTCGTGCCCAAGCAGGCCGGCCGTCCCATCTATTCGTATCGCCTGTCGATCGTCCACTTCTGGGCGCTGGCCTTCACCTACATGTGGGCCGGTCCCCATCACCTGCTGTACACCTCGCTGCCCGACTGGACCCAGTCGCTGGGCATGACGTTCTCGCTGATCCTGCTGGCGCCGTCGTGGGGCGGCATGATCAACGGCATCATGACGCTGCAGGGCGCCTGGTACAAGCTGCGCACCGATCCGATCCTGAAGTTCATGGTGACGGCGCTGTCGTTCTACGGCATGGCCACGTTCGAAGGCTCGATGATGGCGATCCGCACCGTGAACGCGCTGTCGCACTACACCGACTGGACCATCGGCCACGTGCACTCGGGCGCGCTGGGCTGGGTCGCGATGATCTCGTTCGGCTCGCTCTACTACCTGATCCCGCGCCTGTATGGCCGCGAAAAGATGTACAGCGTCAAGGCCATCGAACTGCACTTCTGGATCGCCACCATCGGCGTGGTGCTGTACATCGCCGCGATGTGGATCGCCGGGGTGCAGCAGGGCCTGATGTGGCGCGACACGGCAGCCGACGGCACGCTGGTTTACAGCTTCGTCGAAGAGCTCAAGACGCGGGTGCCGTATTACCTGATCCGGCTGCTGGGCGGCACGCTCTACTTGTCGGGTATCTGGATCATGGCCTGGAACGTGTGGAAGACGGTGAGCGGCGCGAAGGCGGTCAACCCCGCCATTCCGCCGGACACCGCCCACGCCGTCGGCGCGCCGGCCACCGCTTGA
- a CDS encoding c-type cytochrome, with protein MSSRLLPGARWASVAIFFASVFSVVPGTVHGAPDALLISTQGANGAPACMLCHGAHGEGNQVSGFPRLAGAGAAYLQEQLEAIANGSRVSPVMTTIAKTLEPAQREAVARFYAALPSPLDTDRLAATAQQSPKPADVGAWLAIRGAWDRNIPACNQCHGPGGIGVGDHFPSLAGQPAAYLAEQLRLWRENQRPPGPLGLMAAVATRLTDAEITAVSAYYAGLPRAADPLTAQAGTAAKAKP; from the coding sequence ATGTCCTCCCGCCTTCTGCCCGGCGCCCGATGGGCGAGCGTGGCGATCTTCTTCGCCAGTGTGTTTTCCGTAGTGCCCGGCACGGTTCATGGCGCGCCTGACGCACTGCTCATCAGCACCCAGGGCGCCAACGGCGCGCCCGCCTGTATGCTCTGCCACGGCGCCCACGGAGAAGGCAACCAGGTCTCCGGCTTTCCCCGATTGGCAGGCGCTGGCGCGGCCTATCTGCAGGAACAGCTTGAGGCCATCGCCAACGGCTCGCGCGTCAGTCCCGTCATGACAACCATCGCCAAGACACTGGAACCGGCGCAACGCGAGGCCGTGGCGCGGTTCTACGCCGCGCTGCCCTCCCCCCTGGACACCGACCGCCTGGCCGCCACCGCGCAGCAGTCTCCCAAGCCCGCCGACGTGGGCGCCTGGCTCGCCATTCGTGGCGCCTGGGACAGAAACATACCCGCCTGCAACCAGTGCCACGGCCCCGGCGGCATCGGGGTGGGCGATCATTTCCCAAGCCTGGCGGGCCAGCCCGCCGCCTACCTCGCCGAACAGCTGCGCCTGTGGCGTGAAAACCAACGTCCGCCCGGCCCGCTGGGCTTGATGGCGGCGGTCGCCACGCGCCTGACGGACGCCGAGATCACCGCGGTGTCCGCCTACTACGCCGGCCTGCCCAGGGCGGCCGACCCGCTCACCGCGCAAGCCGGCACCGCCGCGAAGGCCAAGCCATGA
- a CDS encoding c-type cytochrome, with protein MIPPSSRLRPLQVAVLALLAISAIVLATAIRNGRPTFPTTALPRPPADAPADRTSTLGPAAAAPRPDTRPAFTPPSAASLPDTAFGKTVRQGEQIFLHTPQNAPQFAGNNLNCSSCHLDAGRRPDAAPMWAAYVMYPAYRAKNGHVNTLAERLQGCFRFSMNGKPPAADDPVLVALQTYMFWLADKAPTGVPLKGHGYPKLAAPPQKADYLRGSQVYARNCAVCHGDEGQGQKNGEHWVFPALWGPDSFNWGAGMHQIKNAAGFIKANMPLGRGGLLSDQEAWDVAYFMNAHERPQDPRYTESVAKTRAKYHDSEDSLYGLEINGHLLGSEAPPSGGRLAQGTGR; from the coding sequence ATGATCCCGCCCTCCTCCCGCCTGCGCCCGCTGCAGGTTGCCGTCCTTGCGCTGCTGGCCATCAGCGCGATCGTCCTGGCCACCGCGATTCGCAACGGGCGCCCGACGTTTCCCACGACTGCCCTTCCTCGCCCGCCAGCCGATGCGCCCGCCGATCGGACGTCAACCCTTGGTCCTGCGGCCGCCGCGCCGCGGCCCGATACCCGCCCCGCTTTCACGCCGCCATCAGCCGCCTCGCTGCCGGACACGGCATTCGGCAAGACCGTGCGCCAGGGCGAGCAGATCTTCCTTCATACGCCGCAGAACGCTCCCCAGTTCGCGGGCAACAACCTGAATTGCTCCAGCTGCCACCTGGACGCCGGCCGCCGCCCCGACGCCGCGCCCATGTGGGCAGCCTACGTGATGTATCCGGCCTATCGCGCCAAGAACGGCCACGTCAATACGCTCGCAGAACGACTGCAGGGTTGTTTCCGTTTCAGCATGAACGGCAAGCCACCCGCGGCCGACGATCCGGTCCTGGTCGCCCTGCAGACCTACATGTTCTGGCTCGCCGACAAGGCGCCCACCGGCGTGCCGCTCAAGGGCCACGGCTATCCGAAGCTGGCGGCGCCGCCACAGAAGGCCGACTACCTGCGGGGCAGCCAGGTCTACGCCCGGAACTGCGCCGTCTGCCATGGCGACGAAGGCCAGGGTCAGAAGAATGGCGAACACTGGGTCTTCCCGGCCTTGTGGGGGCCCGATTCCTTCAACTGGGGCGCCGGCATGCATCAGATCAAGAACGCCGCCGGCTTCATCAAGGCCAACATGCCGTTGGGCCGTGGCGGCCTGCTGAGCGACCAGGAAGCCTGGGACGTGGCCTACTTCATGAACGCGCATGAACGCCCGCAAGATCCGCGCTACACCGAATCCGTGGCCAAGACCCGCGCCAAATACCACGATTCCGAGGATTCGCTGTACGGCCTCGAAATCAATGGCCACCTGCTTGGCAGCGAGGCGCCGCCGTCCGGAGGCAGGCTGGCGCAGGGCACCGGGCGCTGA